The Nomascus leucogenys isolate Asia chromosome 16, Asia_NLE_v1, whole genome shotgun sequence genome includes a region encoding these proteins:
- the RAD21 gene encoding double-strand-break repair protein rad21 homolog, translated as MFYAHFVLSKRGPLAKIWLAAHWDKKLTKAHVFECNLESSVESIISPKVKMALRTSGHLLLGVVRIYHRKAKYLLADCNEAFIKIKMAFRPGVVDLPEENREAAYNAITLPEEFHDFDQPLPDLDDIDVAQQFSLNQSRVEEITMREEVGNISILQENDFGDFGMDDREIMREGSAFEDDDMLVSTTTSNLLLESEQSTSNLNEKINHLEYEDQYKDDNFGEGNDGGILDDKLISNNDGGIFDDPPALSEAGVMLPEQPAHDDMDEDDNVSMGGPDSPDSVDPVEPMPTMTDQTTLVPNEEEAFALEPIDITVKETKAKRKRKLIVDSVKELDSKTIRAQLSDYSDIVTTLDLAPPTKKLMMWKETGGVEKLFSLPAQPLWNNRLLKLFTRCLTPLVPEDLRKRRKGGEADNLDEFLKEFENPEVPREDQQQQHQQRDVIDEPIIEEPSRLQESVMEASRTNVDESAMPPPPPQGVKRKAGQIDPEPVMPPQQVEQMEIPPVELPPEEPPNICQLIPELELLPEKEKEKEKEKEDDEEEEDEDASGGDQDQEERRWNKRTQQMLHGLQRALAKTGAESISLLELCRNTNRKQAAAKFYSFLVLKKQQAIELTQEEPYSDIVATPGPRFHII; from the exons ATGTTCTACGCACATTTTGTTCTCAGTAAAAGAGGGCCTCTGGCCAAAATTTGGCTAGCGGCCCATTGGGATAAGAAGCTAACCAAAGCCCATGTGTTCGAGTGTAATTTAGAGAGCAGCGTGGAGAGTATCATCTCACCAAAG GTGAAAATGGCATTACGGACATCAGGACATCTCTTACTGGGAGTAGTTCGAATCTATCACAGGAAAGCCAAATACCTTCTTGCAGACTGTAATGAAGCATTCATTAAGATAAAGATGGCTTTTCGGCCAG GTGTGGTTGACCTGCCTGAGGAAAATCGGGAAGCAGCTTACAATGCCATTACTTTACCTGAAGAATTTCATGACTTTGATCAGCCACTGCCTGACTTAGA TGACATCGATGTGGCCCAGCAGTTCAGCTTGAATCAGAGTAGAGTGGAAGAGATAACCATGAGAGAAGAAGTTGGGAACATCAGTATTTTACAAGAAAATGATTTtg gTGATTTTGGAATGGATGATCGTGAGATAATGAGAGAAGGCAGTGCTTTTGAGGATGATGACATGTTAGTAAGCACTACTACTTCTAACCTCCTATTAGAGTCTGAACAGAGCACCAGCAATCTGAATGAGAAAATTAACCATTTAGAATATGAAGATCAATATAAGGATGATAATTTTGGAGAAGGAAATGATGGTGGAATATTAG ATGACAAACTTATTAGTAATAATGATGGCGGTATCTTTGATGATCCCCCTGCCCTCTCTGAGGCAGGGGTGATGTTGCCAGAGCAGCCTGCACATGACGATATGGATGAGGATGATAATGTATCAA tgggtGGGCCTGATAGTCCTGATTCAGTGGATCCCGTTGAACCAATGCCAACCATGACTGATCAAACAACACTTGTTccaaatgaggaagaagcattTGCATTGGAACCTATTGATATAACTG TTAAAGAAACAAAAgccaagaggaagaggaagctaATTGTTGACAGTGTCAAAGAGTTGGATAGCAAGACAATTAGAGCCCAACTTAGTGATTATTCTGATATTGTTACTACTTTGGATCTGGCACCGCCCACCAAGAAATTGATGATGTGGAAAGAGACAGGAGGAGtagaaaaactgttttctttacCTGCTCAGCCTTTGTGGAATAACAGACTACTGAAG ctctttacACGCTGTCTTACACCACTTGTACCAGAAGACCttagaaaaaggaggaaaggaggagaggcagATAATCTGGATGAATTCCTCAAAGAATTTGAAAATCCAGAGGTTCCTAGAGAGGACCAGcaacagcagcatcagcagcgTGATGTTATCG ATGAGCCCATTATTGAAGAGCCAAGCCGCCTCCAGGAGTCAGTGATGGAGGCCAGCAGAACAAACGTAGATGAGTCAGCTATgcctccaccaccacctcaggGAGTTAAGCGAAAAGCTGGACAAATTGACCCAGAGCCTGTGATGCCT CCTCAGCAGGTAGAGCAGATGGAAATACCACCTGTAGAGCTTCCCCCAGAAGAACCTCCAAATATCTGTCAGCTAATACCAGAGTTAGAACTTCTgccagaaaaagagaaggagaaagagaaggaaaaagaagatgatGAAGAGGAAGAG GATGAAGATGCATCAGGGGGTGATCAAGATCAGGAAGAAAGAAGATGGAACAAAAGGACTCAGCAGATGCTTCATGGTCTTCAG cGTGCTCTTGCTAAAACTGGAGCTGAATCTATCAGTTTGCTTGAGTTATGTCGAAATACGAACAGAAAACAAGCTGCCGCAAAGTTCTACAGCTTCTTGGTTCTTAAAAAGCAGCAAGCTATTGAGCTGACACAGGAAGAACCGTACAGTGACATCGTTGCAACACCTGGACCAAGGTTCCATATTATATGA